In Aegilops tauschii subsp. strangulata cultivar AL8/78 chromosome 3, Aet v6.0, whole genome shotgun sequence, one genomic interval encodes:
- the LOC109785225 gene encoding probable auxin efflux carrier component 8: MISWVAIYHVLEATTPLYVAMILAYLSIKWWKLFTPEQCSGINKFVANFSIPLLSFQVISTNNPYDMNLKLIFADILQKSIALLGFAAISRACCAEKFDWLITGFSLSTLPNTLIVGIPLLKGMYGDEAVKLISQIVVLQSLIWYTLLLFLLEFRAAKGIAAAPSSEIVDEEEAGTLGATQQTYQEGQSKGVSARCSRAFRFLLVIGMKLVMNPNIYACLIGLIWALISFRWQIQLPLIVSNSIRILSDGGLGMAMFSLGLFTALQTKIIACGTKKMLVSLGIRFFLGPALMMISSYAVGMRGILLKVAIVQAALPQGVVPFVFAKEYNVHADILSTAIIVGMMVAVPAALAYYFVI; the protein is encoded by the exons ATGATCTCTTGGGTAGCCATCTACCATGTTCTTGAAGCGACAACACCATTGTATGTAGCCATGATACTAGCCTACCTATCCATAAAATGGTGGAAGTTGTTCACTCCAGAGCAGTGCTCTGGGATCAACAAGTTCGTGGCCAATTTCTCCATCCCTCTTCTCTCTTTCCAGGTCATCTCCACAAACAATCCTTACGACATGAACCTCAAGCTCATATTCGCAGACATCCTACAGAAGTCGATCGCCTTGCTGGGGTTTGCAGCCATATCTAGAGCATGTTGCGCAGAGAAGTTTGATTGGCTCATTACAGGTTTCTCTTTGTCGACACTGCCCAATACGCTGATTGTCGGTATCCCGTTGCTGAAAGGAATGTATGGTGATGAAGCTGTCAAGCTGATAAGTCAGATAGTTGTCCTACAGAGCCTAATTTGGTACACACTTCTTCTCTTTCTGCTTGAATTCCGAGCCGCCAAAGGAATAGCTGCCGCACCATCATCTGAAATTGTAG ATGAGGAAGAAGCAGGTACTCTAGGAGCTACACAACAGACATACCAAGAGGGCCAGTCAAAAGGTGTATCAGCAAGATGTTCTAGGGCCTTCCGCTTTTTGTTGGTGATTGGGATGAAGTTAGTGATGAATCCGAACATTTACGCATGCCTGATCGGTCTAATTTGGGCACTGATTAGCTTCAG GTGGCAAATACAGTTACCCTTGATCGTTAGTAACTCCATAAGGATACTCTCAGACGGAGGGCTGGGAATGGCAATGTTCAGCCTAG GTCTTTTCACAGCTCTACAAACAAAAATTATAGCCTGCGGAACTAAGAAGATGCTAGTGTCACTAGGCATCAGGTTCTTTCTAGGACCAGCCCTGATGATGATCTCTTCCTATGCTGTTGGGATGCGTGGAATCTTGCTCAAGGTGGCCATTGTGCAG GCAGCATTACCTCAAGGAGTAGTGCCATTTGTATTTGCGAAGGAGTATAATGTGCATGCAGATATTTTAAGCACTGC GATAATTGTTGGTATGATGGTTGCAGTTCCTGCCGCCCTAGCTTACTACTTTGTTATCTAA